In the Lycium ferocissimum isolate CSIRO_LF1 unplaced genomic scaffold, AGI_CSIRO_Lferr_CH_V1 ctg6292, whole genome shotgun sequence genome, ttggtcaaataaatcatctattatAGCAAGatgatacttgttcttaatggtgactttaTTCAACTGGCGGTAGTAAATACACATGCGTAGAGAACCATCTTTATTTCGGACGAACAAGACCGGTGCGCCCCAAGGCGAGACAGTTGGTTGAATAAATCCTTTGTCAAGATGATCTTTCAAATGaacttttaattctttcaactcttcTGGAGCCACTctatatggcggaatagatatcggcttagTTTCAGGAAGTAGATCGattccaaagtcaatctccctatcGAGAGGAACTCCGGGTAGGTCATCTAGAAAGACCTCTAGAAATTCACTAACAACTAGTACTGACTGAATAGTTGAAGTATGGGCATCTGCCTCCCTGACTCGAACTAAGTGATAGATATACcccttggaaatcatctttctggccttaatataggaaataaatctgCCTTTGGGTACTACCGAATTACCCTTTCTATTCTATGACTGATTCGTTAGGAAATTCAAATTTTACAgttttggttctacaacccactgtggcataacatgaaaatagaaaatccatacccatgattacatcaaagtctaccatttctaattctGGTAAATCAGTTATGGTTCTGCAGTGATAGACTAAAACTGGaaacccctataaatacatctaGCAACGACTGATTCCCCAACTggggtggacacctcaaagggttcgtgcaacttttctggttcaatctcaaatttcttagcaataaaAGGGGATACATAAGATGGGGTAGATCCGGAATCCATGAGAGCATAAACATTATGAGTGAAGACGGTTAGCATACCTATGACCACATCTCCACGTGCCTCTATATCTTGACGACCTGCCAATGCATACAAACGATTTTGACCGCTGCCCGTATTGCCGGACTTTGCTGCTCCACGCCCCTGATGGGCCTGATTGTTACGAGGAGCTGCTGAATTTATGAACTGAGCCACATTACCTTCGGTACCTTGCTTAACAGATGGACAATCTCTCTATATATGGCCCCTATGGCCACAACCATAGCATACATCCATACCCATACGACACTCACCTGGGTGTCTCTTACCACACTTGCCGCAAACCGGATTAGTATAGGCCTGCTGACCCACACTAGCCTGAGAGTAGGAACCTGCTGGTCTGAAATTCTGTTTCTTCTGATCATTCCTGAACTTTGGGGCTGGGGCACTGGCTGCGGATGGAGCGGGTCCTGCTGACCTGTTCTTAAAGAACTGTCTACCTCCACCCTGATTAAAGTTACCTGAAGACTTGGCCCTCTTGCTGAATTCCCCTATCCTTCGCTTTGCGCGTTTTTTCTTCCTTTAGTTTCTCCTCATTACCTTGCACAAATGCTAACAACTTAGAAATAGTTATCTTATCATTTTGAGCAGCCGTATTAGCATCCCTGTGCAATTCGGGTTTAAGCCCAAGCACAAACTTTCTAACCACGGCTCCCATATCGGGAACCATATGGAGAGCATTTCTGGACAACGACATAAATTTGAGATAATATTCCTGAACAGTCATGTTATTCTGCCTTAGCCTCTCAAACTCCATAGCTTTTGCTTCCCTGACCTCAATTGGCATGAAGTGGTCAATGAAGGCATAAAcaaattcatcccaagtagcGGGAAGtgctgttgacacccaattttgtcccaccTTTCCTCCGAAATATCTATTTACGCTTCTAGTATTGTTGGCAacttcaaaaaataattatttacatttttactataattattagttTTTATTAATACCGGCATTTCATTATTCTATTGCAGTCACAATGgttattatcttttattttattactgttactactactactactacaactactactactactacgaCTACTACTACGACTACGACTACTACGACTAcgactactactactactacgaCTACCACTACTACCACTACTAcgactactactactactactacgaCTACTAcgactactactactactactacgactactactactactacgaCCACTACTACCACTACTACCACTACTACTACCACTACTACCACTACTACTACCACTACTACGACGACTACCACGaccactactactactactaccacTACTACGACTACTACCACTACTACCACTACTACCACTACTACTACCACTACTACTACTACCACTACTACTACTACCACTACCACTACCACTACGACTACCACTACCACTACTACCACCACTACCACTACCACCACTACCACCACCACTACCACCACTACCACTACCACTACTACCACCACTACCACTACTACGACCACTACCACTACTACCACCACCACTACTACTACCACCaccactactactactattattattatttgttattattgtGACCGGTATTATTATAATTCGcatttactattattattatttgttattattttgacCGGTATTATTATAATTCGTGATTTCAAAGATTTTTACCTGTTTTATGCAcacacgcatcgcatttattttcGCGCAATCAAATAATAGCATTTTATTTACTGTTGAACCTTTAAAATATTATCACACGGTTATTACGGCgttttataatcttattttttatcTGGGGATTGATAATTAGATGTGTTTTATATGAAGTAATATTTTAACACAcgttagcatataattaattaaaatgggtcttttatttaaattcaggAGGAGCCAAGTTATTCGGCCCATATTTTAATTCATCTAACTCAAATTCGACTCCAATCAATCCACATTATTTTTCAGATCAGTCCATATTAATTCGCTCCACAATTAAATCCTAAAGCTATTTGGGGTAAGGCCTAATTAGCAAAACCAGCCCATATTTTTTAATTCATCCAGCCCATCATTTAACCCAATACCCAGCCCACTACACGTTCGACCTGACCCGCTCGTCTTCAACACAGTTGAAACCATTAGGGTTTcatcacctctctctctctctcgctcctccctctctcttcctctccaCTTTCGGTTAAACCCTAACGCCCTTTAGCCATGGACAGATTTGTCCACCCCTTTCCATACCAAACTTGTTGTTTCCGCACCCTCCTCTCTCCTTCCTCTCTCTTCCCCTTTCTTAACCTCTCTCTCACCAATGACCCGAACAGCAAAACCATCAGGGTCCTTTCATTCCTAACAGGCCTTGCATGGCAAATTTAGGAAAGAAATTAATGGACCGGCTTTTTTTTTCAGAAGGTcaacatttgaaatttggaCGTTTGTTCTTTTTCTGCCCTCTGAGGACAGTTTTTAATGGACTTCGTCCGTTAGTGAGGTAAAAAACTCATCTTTACCAGTACAATTTCATTTTCTCGGGTAGGAAATTTTAATGAGGgttgtcttcttcttctggGTGTTCTGCTCGTCGACAGAACCCCaaagtttgatttgaaaacggTCTAGTTCACCCCTATAATTGATGTACCTGCCAATCTGTCTACTGTTTTAAATATGACCTGAACCTCTGAATGTTGGTCTTCTATTGGTCTATTTGGTATATTCGTGGTTGATTGTAATTCAGTCTGTTTGTTTTCCTACACGgtctcccgcgattgtctttaCTTTAGTTGTGTTCATTCATCCTATATAATCCGAGCATGTGGTAGAATTGCCCAAATACCTTCGTCTGTGTCCTGTGTTGATTGTGTTTCAGTTGAAGTATCCCCTTGACATATTTGCTCCTGTATTCTCGAATGAGGCCCTCTGTTGATTTAAAGTTAGAACTGAACATAACTGGGCCTGCTCCCCTCTTCATGACTGTTATTGTTTGAATCAGCCTTGTGCATATTTTATTGGACGgttttatttgttatttggGCCTCACTGCCCATTTTATCTGTTTCATATGCTGTTAGCTTCAGCTGCTAGCTCTCATTTTG is a window encoding:
- the LOC132045210 gene encoding uncharacterized protein LOC132045210, whose protein sequence is MRIIIIPVTIITNNNNSSSSGGGSSSGGGSSGSGRSSGSGGSSGSGSGGSGGGSGGSGSGGSSGSGSRSGSGSGSSSSGSSSSGSSSGSSGSSGSSRSSGSSSSSGRGSRRSSGSSSGSSGSSSGSSGSSGRSSSSSRSSSSSSRSSRSSSSSSRSSGSSGSRSSSSSRSRSSRSRSSSRSSSSSFANNTRSVNRYFGGKVGQNWVSTALPATWDEFVYAFIDHFMPIEVREAKAMEFERLRQNNMTVQEYYLKFMSLSRNALHMVPDMGAVVRKFVLGLKPELHRDANTAAQNDKITISKLLAFVQGNEEKLKEEKTRKAKDRGIQQEGQVFRSAGPAPSAASAPAPKFRNDQKKQNFRPAGSYSQASVGQQAYTNPVCGKCGKRHPAAPRNNQAHQGRGAAKSGNTGSGQNRLYALAGRQDIEARGDVVIEVFLDDLPGVPLDREIDFGIDLLPETKPISIPPYRVAPEELKELKVHLKDHLDKGFIQPTVSPWGAPVLFVRNKDGSLRMCIYYRQLNKVTIKNKYHLAIIDDLFDQLQGAQCYSKIDLRSGDSVKVNFQKIDAVKNWARHTSPSDIRSFLGLAGYYRHFVEGYHASIMMAPFEALYERRCRSPIGWFEVGEAELLGLDLVYQAMEKVKLIQERLKTA